A single region of the Xiphias gladius isolate SHS-SW01 ecotype Sanya breed wild chromosome 17, ASM1685928v1, whole genome shotgun sequence genome encodes:
- the rfc3 gene encoding replication factor C subunit 3, with protein sequence MSLWVDKYRPTSLGKLDYHKEQAAQLRNLVQCGDFPHLLVYGPSGAGKKTRIMCLLRELYGAGVEKLRIEHQTVVAPSKKKIEINTIASNYHLEVNPSDAGNQDRVVVQELIKTVAQSQQIQSSSQREFKVVLLTEVDRLTKDAQHALRRTMEKYMATCRLILCCTSTSKVIGPIRSRCLAIRIPLPSTEEVCNVLTSVCKKEGLLLPPELAKQISEKSARNLRKALLMCEACRVQQYPFSADQDVPEADWEVYLRETANAIVSQQSPQRLLEVRARLYELLTHCIPPEIIMKGLVTELLSNCDGQLKTEVAHMAAYYEHRLQLGSKAIYHLEAFIAKFMAIYKKFMEDGLDAMMF encoded by the exons ATGAGTTTGTGGGTGGACAAGTATCGACCGACTTCCCTCGGGAAACTCGACTACCACAAGGAGCAGGCGGCTCAGCTGAGAAACCTG gttCAGTGCGGCGACTTCCCACACTTGCTGGTGTACGGTCCATCCGGTGCGGGGAAGAAGACCCGCATCATGTGTCTGCTGAGGGAGCTGTATGGAGCCGGTGTGGAGAAGCTTCGCATAGAGCACCAGACCGTCGTG GCGCcttcaaagaagaaaatagagaTCAACACAATAGCCAGCAACTATCACTTGGAAGTCAATCCAAG TGATGCAGGAAACCAGGACCGTGTGGTGGTTCAAGAGCTAATTAAGACCGTGGCTCAGTCTCAGCAGATCCAATCCAGCAGCCAGAGAGAGTTTAAAG TGGTGCTGCTAACAGAGGTGGACAGACTCACGAAGGATGCCCAGCATGCTTTGCGCCGGACAATGGAAAAGTACATGGCCACCTGCCGGCTTATCCTCTGCTGTACCTCCACCTCCAAAGTCATTGGGCCAATTCGGAGCCGTTGTCTGGCCATCAGAATTCCTCTACCAAGCACGGAAGAG gTCTGTAATgttctgacatcagtctgtaaAAAAGAGGGTTTGCTCCTCCCACCCGAGCTGGCCAAGCAAATCAGTGAGAAGTCTGCTCGCAACCTCCGCAAAGCTCTTTTGATGTGCGAGGCCTGCAGAGTGCAGCA GTATCCATTCTCGGCGGACCAAGACGTCCCAGAGGCAGACTGGGAGGTGTACCTCAGAGAAACAGCCAATGCCATTGTCAGCCAGCAGAGCCCTCAGAG GTTGTTGGAGGTTCGAGCCAGGTTGTACGAGCTGCTGACTCACTGCATCCCTCCTGAGATCATTATGAAG GGACTGGTGACAGAGTTGTTGAGTAACTGCGATGGCCAGCTGAAGACAGAGGTGGCCCACATGGCCGCTTACTACGAACACAGGTTGCAGCTGGGCAGCAAAGCTATCTACCACCTAGAGGCCTTCATTGCCAAGTTCATGGCCATCTACAAGAAGTTCATGGAAGATGGTCTGGATGCCATGATGTTTTGA
- the kl gene encoding klotho yields the protein MRGSLALLTFLALARAAAKPNSGLRTWGRFSKLPYPGDKAFLYDTFPKEFIWAVGTAAYQVEGAFEKDGKGLSIWDTFTRGGNRMATGDVGSDSYHNIHADVRAIRQLGVSHYRFSLSWSRIFPNGTRGSYNEIGTNYYRTLIKRLKEIRVQPVVTLYHWDLPDHLQQTLGGWSNPELVGIFRDYADFCFQTFGDHVKYWITIDNPFVVARHGYGTGVVAPGIKNDPDLPFRVGHNLLKAHAAAWHLYNQHYRPRQQGKLSMALASHWIKPSRTRLESLRECQCSLDHVLGWFARPLFTDGDYPPCMKARLGSRLPAFTREEREQVRGTADFFALSHGAALSFQLINDSLKFGQQEDLDLRMLLYWVNAEYDKPPIFVVQSGWYVLGNTKTEDPKHMYYLKRFIAGALKSIVIDGVNVIGYTAWSLIDGFEWHREYGIRRGLYYVDFNTPDMKREPKTSATFYRNVIQRNGFPELPENRPAQGVFPCDFAWGVSANSIQVETAPNQFADPSVYLWNISNNGALMRLEGFSAPPLRRTTHCADYATVRQQVDEIRQVGVNHFHFSLNWSALVPTGDVAHPNTTLLGYYHCFTRQLLQANVTPVVTLWHHTRQRSSLPAPLDTANRWLNRETPEAFADYARLCYRELGAHVKMWITLNEPNDEVVSYQEGHQMLRAHALAWHAYDREFRHIQGGQVSLALHMDWVEPAFSFSREDVEPAKRVLDFRVGWFAEPIFGSGDYPLGMRSWLRQLNSLDLPVFNEDDRQLVKGTYDFFAISHFSTKLVTHAKEDSYTYTAMLEVQHMIDTTWIMSPRPVVPWGLRKALNWVKEHYCDVPVYVMANGVQEDPARFKDSLRVYYLYNYINEALKAYTLDGVNLKGYFAYALSDQRDPGFGLYGQVHEEVIIKASLSNYRNIIQHNGFPIQGAAPQQCPSFPQPCLGCHVLVKRPVVGFLTLVGSGVLITLGFIIYYTAKRHKECY from the exons ATGCGCGGTTCGCTCGCCCTTTTGACGTTTCTCGCCCTCGCCCGCGCGGCGGCGAAGCCCAACTCGGGTCTAAGAACGTGGGGACGTTTCAGCAAACTGCCCTATCCCGGTGACAAGGCGTTCCTCTACGATACCTTCCCCAAGGAGTTCATATGGGCGGTGGGCACGGCGGCGTACCAGGTGGAGGGCGCGTTCGAGAAGGACGGCAAGGGGCTCTCCATTTGGGACACTTTTACGCGCGGCGGGAACCGGATGGCCACCGGGGACGTGGGCAGCGACAGCTACCACAACATCCACGCCGACGTCCGAGCCATCAGGCAGCTCGGGGTCAGCCACTACCGGTTCTCCCTGTCCTGGTCCAGGATATTCCCCAACGGCACCCGCGGGAGTTACAACGAAATCGGCACCAACTACTACCGGACGCTCATCAAGAGGCTGAAGGAGATCCGCGTGCAGCCGGTGGTCACGCTCTACCACTGGGACCTGCCCGATCACCTGCAGCAGACCCTCGGCGGCTGGAGCAACCCGGAGCTGGTGGGGATTTTCAGGGACTACGCCGATTTCTGCTTCCAGACCTTCGGGGATCATGTGAAGTACTGGATCACCATTGATAACCCATTTGTGGTGGCGCGGCACGGGTATGGCACCGGGGTGGTCGCTCCCGGGATAAAGAACGACCCCGATCTCCCGTTCCGGGTCGGACACAATCTGCTCAAA GCTCACGCGGCCGCATGGCATCTGTACAACCAGCACTACCGACCCCGTCAGCAGGGCAAGCTGTCCATGGCGCTGGCCTCTCACTGGATCAAGCCCAGTCGTACCCGCCTGGAAAGCCTGCGAGAGTGTCAGTGCTCCCTGGACCATGTCCTGGGCTGGTTCGCACGGCCGCTGTTCACAGACGGCGACTACCCTCCCTGCATGAAGGCCAGGCTAGGCTCACGGCTGCCCGCCTTTACAcgggaggagagggagcaggTCAGGGGAACGGCCGACTTCTTCGCCCTCTCTCACGGAGCGGCCCTGAGCTTCCAGCTCATCAACGACAGCCTTAAGTTTGGGCAGCAGGAGGATCTGGACCTGCGGATGCTGCTCTACTGGGTCAACGCTGAGTATGACAAGCCGCCCATCTTTGTGGTGCAGAGCGGCTG GTATGTCCTCGGGAATACCAAGACAGAAGACCCAAAACACATGTACTACCTGAAGAGGTTCATCGCAGGGGCACTGAAAT CAATCGTCATCGATGGAGTGAATGTTATCGGATACACAGCCTGGTCTCTGATCGATGGCTTCGAGTGGCACAGAGAATATGGAATACGACGGGGACTTTACTACGTTGACTTCAACACTCCCGACATGAAGAGGGAGCCGAAGACATCTGCCACCTTCTACAG GAACGTCATCCAGAGGAATGGTTTCCCGGAACTTCCAGAGAACAGACCGGCGCAGGGAGTATTCCCGTGTGACTTCGCCTGGGGGGTATCCGCCAACTCCATACAG GTGGAGACCGCGCCCAACCAGTTTGCGGACCCCAGTGTCTACCTTTGGAATATCTCCAACAACGGAGCGCTGATGAGGCTGGAGGGCTTCAGTGCGCCGCCTTTACGCCGAACCACACACTGTGCTGATTACGCCACCGTCCGACAGCAG GTGGATGAAATCCGGCAGGTGGGGGTAAACCATTTCCATTTCTCGCTGAACTGGTCGGCTCTGGTGCCCACGGGTGACGTGGCTCATCCTAACACTACTCTGCTGGGCTACTACCACTGCTTCACCCGTCAGCTGCTGCAGGCCAACGTCACGCCCGTGGTCACTCTGTGGCACCACACACGCCAGCGCAGCAGCCTGCCGGCCCCGCTGGACACCGCCAACAGATGGCTGAACAG GGAGACTCCAGAGGCGTTCGCAGACTACGCCAGACTTTGTTACAGAGAACTGGGTGCGCATGTGAAGATGTGGATCACCCTGAATGAGCCCAACGATGAGGTGGTGAGCTACCAAGAGGGCCATCAGATGCTGCGGGCGCACGCTCTGGCCTGGCACGCTTATGACCGTGAGTTTAGACATATACAGGGAGGACAG GTGTCTCTGGCTTTGCACATGGACTGGGTGGAACCAGCCTTTTCGTTCAGCCGTGAAGACGTGGAACCGGCTAAGAGGGTTTTAGACTTCCGCGTTGGCTGGTTTGCAGAGCCGATCTTTGGCAGCGGGGACTATCCTCTCGGAATGAGGAGCTGGCTGCGACAGCTCAACTCACTTGA CCTGCCAGTCTTCAATGAGGATGACAGACAGCTGGTTAAAGGGACGTATGACTTCTTTGCCATTAGTCACTTCAGCACCAAGTTGGTGACGCATGCCAAGGAAGACTC ATACACCTACACGGCAATGCTGGAGGTCCAACACATGATCGACACCACGTGGATCATGTCCCCGAGGCCTGTTGTCCCCTGGGGTCTGAGGAAAGCCCTCAACTGG GTGAAGGAGCACTACTGTGACGTACCTGTCTATGTGATGGCCAATGGGGTCCAGGAGGACCCGGCCCGCTTCAAAGACAGCCTAAGAGTCTACTACCTGTACAACTACATAAATGAGGCGCTGAAAG cGTACACTCTGGACGGTGTAAACCTGAAGGGTTACTTTGCTTACGCCCTGAGCGACCAAAGGGACCCCGGGTTTGGCTTGTACGGCCAAGTCCACGAAGAGGTCATCATCAAGGCCTCCCTCTCCAACTACCGCAACATCATCCAGCACAACGGCTTCCCCATCCAGGGAGCTGCGCCCCAGCAGTGCCCCAGCTTCCCACAACCCTGCCTGGGGTGCCATGTGCTGGTAAAGAGGCCTGTGGTGGGCTTCCTGACTCTTGTGGGTTCAGGGGTGCTGATCACCCTGGGCTTCATCATCTACTACACAGCCAAGAGACACAAGGAGTGTTACTGA